The sequence GCTATTTTTGTAAAGATACCCTAGAAGCTTTAGGACATCTTCTCTGTTGCCCAATCTTGAAAGGGCCTATTATGTTTGAACTTTTAGACAGCCTACTTAACTTTTCCTTCAGTTCTTCAAATCTGCCAGTAATCTTTGACATCTTCAACTTTTATTTGGATGGATGTGAAATGTGGATGAATTTTCTTATTAACAGAGATGAAACGTCAATAATGAAGCTACAAAATTTATTGACGATGGCTGCTGATAGAATAAAATCCGAAATCAGTAATTATCAGAAGATAGTTGAGAAAACATTTGACGCACTTGAAAACCATCGTGCTCTTAATTTGGGCAATGCAGTAGTAAGGGCTTCTTGTGCAGTTATAGCTATTTTAGCATCCATTGGTTGTTTTACTTTATCAGATGTTGAAAAGAAGGGACGGTGTCTCATAGAGATTCTTGCCGAGTGTGTGAAGCAAGAAACAAATGTTGATCTCACAGCAGAGGCAGTTATTAGGAAACAAATAATTAACTGGGCATTCAAGGTTAGCTCTTTTTGTTCTGGGTTTCAAGAGCATTCTCATATTGCTTTTTACCATTATTTCAAATACTTGTTTCATGCTTTTCATGCAGATCTTGGCCATGCTCCTTAAAACTGGAAACAAGATCATTGAAAAAGAAGTGAAGAGATTTATAGAGAGTAATTTTTTATATTTACTGGAGAATAGGATAGACGGATACTTAGATTGCCTCTATTGCCTTTCAAATCCATTTGAGGTTGTCAAGAAGATTCTCTGTATATATGAAGACCAATATCAAGTACTGGATACAAAGCAGCCGCTGAAAGTACTTTATATGTACATCACTTTTCTTGGAGATATCTCCCGAACTTATGACAAAGCTTGTGATTCTTTCATCAAATGTCTCCGAAATGTAGAAATGGATCTTAGCAAGCCCATAACCTTTGGAAACACCAGCTCTCAATTTGATTATTTACAGCAGGAGGAACTAAGGGCAATGGAAGAAGGTTTGAATTGTCAAAATTTCTACGATTTTCTTTATAAGATTTTGGTATTGGTTATCGTATGAAATagaagaaaattaattaatgttttaTATTGTCTGAAATGATGTTATTCTTCCGACAGATGCTATTGCCCGTTTTGCTCAGATGCTTTTGGATGGAGACTCTGTCCCAGGCTGTTATGTTCCTTTCCTGAGAGCGCTTGTGCATGGAGAAAATCTTCCAACAGTCTTAAGAGTAGCAGCTACACGGAGCCTGGGTCAATACATGCTAGCAAGTTGCCACTTAGCAAAAGACCACAAGGATGTACTAGAGTTCCTTTTTCATTCAGAAATACCTGAACTCAAGATCACTGCTCTAAGCTTAGCAGAAAAGCTTATCATCACATTTCCCAACGATTTTTTATTTGCAGTCAATTTTATTGAGTCATGCTTAAAGGATGAGACAGTAAAAGAGATGGCATATCGTGCATATGCACATTTATTGTTGGTAGATAAGTTCAAGCCTGATCTGCTCTTAACCCCTATCTGTGATGGCCTGTGTGAAGCAAACGAGAATGTGAGAACCATTGTTATTTTTCTTCTGAAGAAATTGTTGAAGGATTCTGGTCGGTCAAAGATTAAATCAGTTTTGCATCTCTATAACAACACTGCAAAAGTAGAGAGCCGCCAGAGACTCGTTGAAGTACTGGTTATGGAGTTGCTTGATAATGAAGATCTTCAAAGTGATGAGCTGGCAACTTCCATTCTACACCTACTAGCAAAGGGAAGAAACGATGCAGCCTTTTTTGCAAGCTTTCTGCATCCTTCACCAAAGGTACTCAACATCATGCTCTCTTACCTCAAATCAAGTCCCCCAAAAATTTACATTCAAGGTGATAACGAAGCAGAGAAATATCTAATTAAATTTGTCAGCAACTATAAACGTCTAGAAGCCACTTCTTCTGTAAAGGATTTAGTAGCTAGTTTGCTAGATCTTCTTGAAAGCAAGCCTAGGAGGAAGAGAAAAGGTCCTGTTGAAAATACAGACGTAGAAGTAGCTTCAAAAATGTCTCTGGAGGAGTATGAAAAGGCAATAGAAAGCTTTAAGAACTGTCAAGTTACTAGCAGTCTAAGGGATATCGTAAGGATGGACATCTGAAATTGGTGATTGATGTGACATAAAAAAAGACACGCTTGGTGACCAGTTTACTGGTTTATTTCAACAAAGGTCATGGACTCTTACTAGAGTAATAACTATAATGTGAGATTTATCATTTCATGAAGGATTGCTTCTGCTCTtgatcttttgatttgaaaatgtcCCTCCACAGAACTAAAAAATGTTTCGTTATATCTCACAGAATTTGAACAAAATGCAATCCCAGAGAGAGGTCTCGAAAATGTACACCTTTTGTGTTTCACAAGAACTACACTTCGATTTCAATCAAGGCTATGTCAGAGATTATAGGCACTCACTGTCCATAAATTATAATTACAGAAATGAGAATCGTGTGAAAAGTGAAAAACTGTAGCAATTCCATCAGATTGAAAACACATTGTTTAAGAGTGTTCAAAACTTCAAACAAATCAGAGAGATTATTGTACGAGACTATAAAAACAAGAGTGGCATTGCAGCGTAATTCCTGTCAAATGCTGGTAGGTTGGTTTTGaaaaacagggtatggacatccattaaAGCATAATGTAACAGGATTTCTGATGCAGCGAGGTGTTATAAAACAACGCTGATTGTAAAACTGCACACGGAAGGTGTACAAAGCAGGaacacaatttttttgttttaactttaaGGAACATTTATGAATAATATCGT is a genomic window of Cryptomeria japonica chromosome 7, Sugi_1.0, whole genome shotgun sequence containing:
- the LOC131029644 gene encoding uncharacterized protein LOC131029644; translated protein: MVAPLCTGHFPLNASFEELEQQQQHNKNVVFVDFAAKRPLKSKALSALRYFLRDEQGFGKIVCQRNFEGFSFVEAAYTVFRCSRVERQLVKMDILSSFLSMLIHSAKEAVKYAQACDPNIENIEIAQNNVRLCTFFLGHSLCIIEDMQVHAPGKERKTIAPKYETFNDAEYLELKSSTLSLFCNILKISKQAVGSPNVKAAGEIIRNAAVSCLIHQKWGDRGTLARATLEVLKKAILGILSDSFSSDPSLASEVPQETFSSLMSLCVKHKHLIPFMADFMEHLMTRDELAGISFMAQVVKKATEKDADAEKTSCLQDEIESAMSLLADFATRHDALVLVSLHLGSLLMTLRNERAAIRKCFSVISGCCLKKFDVLSPADQHTLEQIHDVLSRDRDATCRLRALTNLGNDLKWVQYSDDRTISLFISVISKRVPDKSKIVRLKAIQILEAIFSFKTLTRSSTPNSPPHSIIAGAPAMFVKFSKFLAVSSDSSYFCKDTLEALGHLLCCPILKGPIMFELLDSLLNFSFSSSNLPVIFDIFNFYLDGCEMWMNFLINRDETSIMKLQNLLTMAADRIKSEISNYQKIVEKTFDALENHRALNLGNAVVRASCAVIAILASIGCFTLSDVEKKGRCLIEILAECVKQETNVDLTAEAVIRKQIINWAFKILAMLLKTGNKIIEKEVKRFIESNFLYLLENRIDGYLDCLYCLSNPFEVVKKILCIYEDQYQVLDTKQPLKVLYMYITFLGDISRTYDKACDSFIKCLRNVEMDLSKPITFGNTSSQFDYLQQEELRAMEEDAIARFAQMLLDGDSVPGCYVPFLRALVHGENLPTVLRVAATRSLGQYMLASCHLAKDHKDVLEFLFHSEIPELKITALSLAEKLIITFPNDFLFAVNFIESCLKDETVKEMAYRAYAHLLLVDKFKPDLLLTPICDGLCEANENVRTIVIFLLKKLLKDSGRSKIKSVLHLYNNTAKVESRQRLVEVLVMELLDNEDLQSDELATSILHLLAKGRNDAAFFASFLHPSPKVLNIMLSYLKSSPPKIYIQGDNEAEKYLIKFVSNYKRLEATSSVKDLVASLLDLLESKPRRKRKGPVENTDVEVASKMSLEEYEKAIESFKNCQVTSSLRDIVRMDI